One Prinia subflava isolate CZ2003 ecotype Zambia chromosome 17, Cam_Psub_1.2, whole genome shotgun sequence DNA segment encodes these proteins:
- the NUBP2 gene encoding cytosolic Fe-S cluster assembly factor NUBP2 isoform X1, which translates to MRGGNMEETAEERTNLAGVRHILLVLSGKGGVGKSTLSTELALALRNAGKRVGILDVDLCGPSIPRMLRVQDSAVHQCDSGWVPVFVGQDKAIALMSIGFLLERPDDAVVWRGPKKNALIKQFVTDVAWGDLDFLIVDTPPGTSDEHISTVEALRPHWLLGAVLVTTPQAVSVGDVRRELTFCRKAGLRILGIVENMSGFVCPHCSECTNIFSKGGGEELAKHAGVPFLGSVPLDPQLSQSLEEGRDFIQEFPKSSAFPALTHIAQQILDTSQRSS; encoded by the exons ATGCGGGGAGGCAACATGGAGGAGACGGCCGAGG AGAGAACCAACCTGGCCGGGGTGCGGCACATCCTGCTCGTGCTGTCCGGGAAGGGCGGCGTTGGGAAGAGCACCCTCTCCACTGAGCTGGCCCTGGCGCTGCGGAACGCTGGCAAGAGG GTGGGGATCCTGGACGTGGACCTGTGTGGCCCCAGCATCCCACGCATGCTGCGGGTGCAGGACAGCGCCGTGCACCAGTGTGACAGCGGCTGGGTCCCCGTCTTCGTGGGCCAGGACAAGGCCATCGCCCTCATGTCCATCGGCTTCCTGCTGGAGAGGCCGGACGATGCCGTGGTGTGGAGGGGACCCAAGAAAAATG CTTTAATCAAACAGTTTGTCACCGACGTGGCCTGGGGGGACCTGGACTTCCTCATCGTGGACACGCCACCGGGCACGTCCGACGAGCACATCTCCACCGTGGAGGCCTTGAGGCCCCACTGGCTGCTCGGAGCAGTCCTGGTCACCACTCCTCAG GCTGTGTCCGTGGGGGATGTGAGGCGGGAGCTGACGTtctgcaggaaggcaggacTGCGGATCCTCGGCATCGTGGAGAACATGAGCGGCTTCGTGTGCCCCCACTGCTCT GAGTGCACAAACATCTTCTCCAAAGGGGGAGGTGAGGAGCTGGCTAAGCACGCCGGGGTGCCCTTCCTGG GCAGCGTCCCCCTGGacccccagctcagccagagctTGGAAGAAGGCAGAGACTTCATCCAAGAGTTTCCCaagagctctgccttccctgccttgaCTCACATTGCCCAGCAGATCTTGGATACATCACAGAGGAGCTCCTGA
- the NUBP2 gene encoding cytosolic Fe-S cluster assembly factor NUBP2 isoform X2 — protein MSSAMVHAGSMPPLPLCCRAGPGALSPCPAVRRRRIAARLGGRCLPAVAGAPRCPLCCPGPRTAVRALPAPGSGAQSRAGSADSSAGNGRRDGEQQRTNLAGVRHILLVLSGKGGVGKSTLSTELALALRNAGKRVGILDVDLCGPSIPRMLRVQDSAVHQCDSGWVPVFVGQDKAIALMSIGFLLERPDDAVVWRGPKKNALIKQFVTDVAWGDLDFLIVDTPPGTSDEHISTVEALRPHWLLGAVLVTTPQAVSVGDVRRELTFCRKAGLRILGIVENMSGFVCPHCSECTNIFSKGGGEELAKHAGVPFLGSVPLDPQLSQSLEEGRDFIQEFPKSSAFPALTHIAQQILDTSQRSS, from the exons ATGAGCTCTGCCATGGTGCATGCGGGCTCCatgccgccgctgccgctgtgctgccgggccggccccggcgCGTTGAGCCCGTGCCCGGCCGTGCGGAGGCGCCGGATCGCGGCCCGGCTGGGCGGGCGCTGTTTGCCGGCTGTGGCTGGAGCGCCCCGCtgccccctgtgctgccccGGCCCGAGGACAGCGGTCCGAGCGCTCCCTGCTCCGGGGAGcggagcccagagcagagccggGAGCGCTGACAGCTCAGCAGGGAATGGACggagggatggagagcagc AGAGAACCAACCTGGCCGGGGTGCGGCACATCCTGCTCGTGCTGTCCGGGAAGGGCGGCGTTGGGAAGAGCACCCTCTCCACTGAGCTGGCCCTGGCGCTGCGGAACGCTGGCAAGAGG GTGGGGATCCTGGACGTGGACCTGTGTGGCCCCAGCATCCCACGCATGCTGCGGGTGCAGGACAGCGCCGTGCACCAGTGTGACAGCGGCTGGGTCCCCGTCTTCGTGGGCCAGGACAAGGCCATCGCCCTCATGTCCATCGGCTTCCTGCTGGAGAGGCCGGACGATGCCGTGGTGTGGAGGGGACCCAAGAAAAATG CTTTAATCAAACAGTTTGTCACCGACGTGGCCTGGGGGGACCTGGACTTCCTCATCGTGGACACGCCACCGGGCACGTCCGACGAGCACATCTCCACCGTGGAGGCCTTGAGGCCCCACTGGCTGCTCGGAGCAGTCCTGGTCACCACTCCTCAG GCTGTGTCCGTGGGGGATGTGAGGCGGGAGCTGACGTtctgcaggaaggcaggacTGCGGATCCTCGGCATCGTGGAGAACATGAGCGGCTTCGTGTGCCCCCACTGCTCT GAGTGCACAAACATCTTCTCCAAAGGGGGAGGTGAGGAGCTGGCTAAGCACGCCGGGGTGCCCTTCCTGG GCAGCGTCCCCCTGGacccccagctcagccagagctTGGAAGAAGGCAGAGACTTCATCCAAGAGTTTCCCaagagctctgccttccctgccttgaCTCACATTGCCCAGCAGATCTTGGATACATCACAGAGGAGCTCCTGA